The Salicibibacter halophilus DNA window CAAGCAGAATCGCCCCGCTATATTGACACGGGTCGAGCGCGCGTGCATTTGTTTCATGAAGATTTCGCCTCCCAAGAGGGCGTCTTTCAAGCCCTTGATACGGTTCAAAGAAATCCTATGATCAACCAAGACATGGAAGTGGCAATCACACGAGAACCTGCGCGGGACATGTTAGAGGGAGACTACGATTTTCCAGAACCTATCTTTCGTTATTTACATGATGTGATTGAACAGAATCAGGAGGAACAGATGCCGCAAACGAGTTTGCATGACTTTATGTATAATTACTACGCGGAAGGGGCGGATCCTTATCTTCCATTGCTGGAACAAAAAGAGGGCCATGTGGGAGTTACCGGTTTAGCATTATTTCAAGATGATATGCTTGTTGACGAAATCAACACCGATAATGCTCAAATGTTTCGGGCGCTCATCGAGTCTACGGAGGAAGGTACCGTCCATATGAAGCTTAACGACGACAAAGGGGTAACCTTCCATCGCCTCTCCTCTAGCTCGACTTGGACGATCAACCAAGAATCGGATGGCACGCATGTACAGGTGGATGTGGAAATAGAAGGACCAATACGGCAGTCGTACGGCATTGATGGATATGGACAGGTAAATATTAAGCAATTGGAGCAAGTCGCTACGGAAGAATTTGAACGCCGAATGAGTGAACTCATCCAATATTTTCAGGATCGAAACATTGATCCCATCGGTATTGGGGAACGAGTGGGACAGAACGTCAGAGGACTCGATATTCAACAGTGGGAAGAAGAAGTCTATCCGGACGTAGACGTGAATGTCAACGTCGACTTTACCATTGATGATACGGGAGCAGTGGAATAAAATGCTAATGGTCTATGGATATCGACGATTCTGGGGTTGGTGCTCATACCTATTTCAGTAGCATGGTTTTTTTCCGTACATTTTGGGGAAGAACCAGCGGGCATTCCGTTAGGTGTCAAGGAGAAAAATAGCGGCGGTTCTAGCGGCGGCAGTAGTTCAAGCGGGATGCCTTCTGGAATTATTAAGCCGTGGCTACCGTGGCGATGATGTACGAGCCGTTCAAGAAGCCCTTGTTGAAGCTAACTTTTACCCAGACATTAACGCATTAAACGCATTAAACAACGGTGTAGACGGCATCTATGGCCGAATACTCGTGAAAAACTCGAAGAAGTTATTTAAACGAATAAACCAGACAACAGTAGTATATGATGATAAATTAAGGATGTATGTAAGAAGGGATGGGAGCATGCAACGGCTCTCTCTTATTTTTTTATTTTAGTGGCAGATAGCATTGCTCAAAGAAATCGTCTTTTCAATTTTGAAAGTAATACAATACATTAACTATATAGCGTTAGAGTAAAATTTGAGTTATACTCTAACGATAGAAAGTGAATGACTCAGTTTAAATTTAGCAGCTACGACATAGGCATACTATAAACGAAGTATCTATCCTATCTCAATGGGGGGTATTGGTATGAAAAATCAATTTGTTGTCATTGGCCTTGGAAGGTTTGGGCAAAGTGTAACGAAAACGTTGATTGAAAATGAAAATGATGTGTTAGCAATTGATAAAGATGAACAAATCGTACAAGAGCTCGCTCCGAAAGTCACACATGCCGTTCAAGTAGATGCGACGGATGAGACCGCTTTAGAACAATTAGGTTTACATAAATTTTCCCATGCCATTGTAGGGATCGGCGAAGATTTGCAGTCCAGCATTCTAACAACATTGATCCTTAAGGAATTGAATGTCGCTGAAATTACGGCGAAAGCAAAAGATGATCATCACGGGAAAGCGCTCAGTAAAATCGGTGCCGACAATATTGTTTTTCCGGAACGGGATATGGGAGATCGACTGGGGAATTTGTTGAGTTCCAGCAATCTGATTGATTATCTGGAACTTTCATCTGAATATAATATGGCTGAAATCCGAGCACCGAAAGCGATGGATGGATGCACCCTTCAGGAATTAAATATTAACAAAACGTATGGGTGTATTGTGATGGCGATTAAAGATAAAGATGAAGAGGTGAATATCTCCCCTCACATCGAAGATAAAATTCATCATGGCGATATTCTGACGATCATCGGAAAGCATAGGGATATCCGTCGCTTGCAAAAAGATTACCGGGAGAAAAGCAGGCCGAGGTAGGTGTGTACTTATGATTTCGCCTAGGAAAACCCTTCATTTCAGTCCGCCCCAATGGGTTATTTTCGGTTTTATTATATTCATTATCATAGGGACGATTTTGCTGGCTCTCCCACAAGCTTCAGCGGATGGCGAGAGCGTTGGTTTTTTAGATGCCTTGTTCATGGCCGTTTCAGCTGTATGTGTGACCGGTCTGGCTGTATTAGAACCCGGCGGAGACTTTTCAGCATTTGGGCAAGTGATTATTATGGTTCTCGTTCAGTTGGGCGGGCTTGGGTTTATGGTTTTCGGGGTAACCGTCGCGATTTTGGTTGGGAAAGTGATGGGGATGAAATATCGCCTGCTTCTTCAACCGACAACCAATACGTTTTCAGCACGTGGGATCATTCGATTGGCGATGACGATTCTGCTTTTGGCATTATCTCTGGAGGCCATAACAGCCATCATTCTAACGATTCGTTGGAGCAGTGAGTTAGGATGGGCAGAGGCTGCTTACTTTGCCCTTTTTCATTCCGTGATGGCTTTTAATAATGCGGGATTTACCCTGTTTGACAACAGTATGGAAAATTATATTGGCGATCCCGTTGTCAATCTAAGCTTGTCTGTGCTTTTTATTGTGGGTGGCCTTGGTTTTATGGTGCTGGTTGACTTATTCCGGAAACGATCATTACGGAGACTTTCCCTACATTCCAAACTTGTTTTGGTCACATCCGCTATACTTTTGGTCGGGGGCTCCTTTTTTCTTTTCATCGTCGGACTTTTTAACCCGGCAACCGAGGGACTAAGCTTATCCGAACGTTTATGGTCTGCTTATTTTCAAAGTGCGACCGCTAGAAGCGCGGGGTTTAATACATTTGATATTAGCAGTATGTTGGTCGCATCGCAATTTTTCATTATCGTGCTGATGTTTATTGGAGCTTCAACAGGTGGTACCGGCGGAGGAATTAAAACAAATACTTTTGCCATTCTTGTGCTTGCAACGATCAATACGTTCAGAAGCGGCCATCAAGTCCATGCTTTTCACCGAAAAATTGCCTTAGAAACGGTCATGCGAGCGCTGGCGGTCGTGGTAAGTTCTTTAGCTTGGATCATTGGGGCGACGCTGCTGTTAACGATCACCGAAGACATCTACAATGTTCATTTTCTCACGACGTTATTTGATGTTGTCTCTGCATTCAGTACCGCGGGACTATCCATGGGTTTAACGGAGGAGCTTTCCCCGATCGGTAAAGTCATTATGATGATTACCATGTTCGTGGGACGACTAGGACCGTTGACACTTGCATATGCGTTAACATATAAACAAAGCCCAAGTAAAATCAGTTATCCTGAGGATAAAGTGCTTATCGGTTAAAAACGCCTGTCATTTATAAATCCGCATTAAAAATCACATATTTTCCAAATGATTATGTTGACATTGTGCGATTTATATATTAGAGTGTTGCATATACATCAAGGGGTTCACCCTGAATTAAGATAGTTGATTGCAAAAAGTGAATACATGTGTGTGATAACTGGTGGAGTCTGCTCATTTGCAGGCTCTTTTTGTCTTTTTGTAGCTAACTAAGGACTGAATATCGATATCTATGGGAGGATTCTATATGATTTATCGGAAGTGAGCGTTACCCCTTCTTGAACATGCCCGCGAACATGAGGTATCTGAATTGCAATTACAACGTGCTATTAGGAATGAAGACATATTGATTTTTTAAATGAGGTAAGCGGTGTACATTTTAAATACGATAAATTATTCACTCATGCACATAGGTATGGGGAGGACCTAGAAAGAGCGGTATTGGCGAGGATATCAAATGAAATTTAATACGTTAGATGGTCTACAAATATGGCTCATGCAGTGGATTTTGGGTTTGAAGAGGACGTTTCCTACCGAATGGAAAAGGGAAAGTTCAAACATTTTGTAGTAAAAAATAGTATTCTGCAAACATTAGAAAGTACACTTGCCATCGGATAGTAGTAATACAAGGAAGATGAAGGGCAAAAAGAACGATACGTATCATTACAATAAAACACTTGGTTTTGATGGAGGAGAAGGCCAGAGGATGAAGTATTATGAATTCGTTTCCCCATTTTATGCATTGATTAAAGCACACAACGAACGAAAAGCAAAAGCCATATACAAAAAACAAGTTTGGGAA harbors:
- a CDS encoding peptidoglycan-binding domain-containing protein → MSRRKIAAVLAAAVVQAGCLLELLSRGYRGDDVRAVQEALVEANFYPDINALNALNNGVDGIYGRILVKNSKKLFKRINQTTVVYDDKLRMYVRRDGSMQRLSLIFLF
- a CDS encoding TrkH family potassium uptake protein, translated to MISPRKTLHFSPPQWVIFGFIIFIIIGTILLALPQASADGESVGFLDALFMAVSAVCVTGLAVLEPGGDFSAFGQVIIMVLVQLGGLGFMVFGVTVAILVGKVMGMKYRLLLQPTTNTFSARGIIRLAMTILLLALSLEAITAIILTIRWSSELGWAEAAYFALFHSVMAFNNAGFTLFDNSMENYIGDPVVNLSLSVLFIVGGLGFMVLVDLFRKRSLRRLSLHSKLVLVTSAILLVGGSFFLFIVGLFNPATEGLSLSERLWSAYFQSATARSAGFNTFDISSMLVASQFFIIVLMFIGASTGGTGGGIKTNTFAILVLATINTFRSGHQVHAFHRKIALETVMRALAVVVSSLAWIIGATLLLTITEDIYNVHFLTTLFDVVSAFSTAGLSMGLTEELSPIGKVIMMITMFVGRLGPLTLAYALTYKQSPSKISYPEDKVLIG
- a CDS encoding potassium channel family protein — encoded protein: MKNQFVVIGLGRFGQSVTKTLIENENDVLAIDKDEQIVQELAPKVTHAVQVDATDETALEQLGLHKFSHAIVGIGEDLQSSILTTLILKELNVAEITAKAKDDHHGKALSKIGADNIVFPERDMGDRLGNLLSSSNLIDYLELSSEYNMAEIRAPKAMDGCTLQELNINKTYGCIVMAIKDKDEEVNISPHIEDKIHHGDILTIIGKHRDIRRLQKDYREKSRPR
- a CDS encoding Ger(x)C family spore germination protein, translated to MFKRFKKEKINHHKVIKQLYILSFMAMFLVGGCSPTSHHVEEILYIQAMGHDMENGEYRITGLSTIFTSAEDMLPENKPINVSGESLETVYDSLQAESPRYIDTGRARVHLFHEDFASQEGVFQALDTVQRNPMINQDMEVAITREPARDMLEGDYDFPEPIFRYLHDVIEQNQEEQMPQTSLHDFMYNYYAEGADPYLPLLEQKEGHVGVTGLALFQDDMLVDEINTDNAQMFRALIESTEEGTVHMKLNDDKGVTFHRLSSSSTWTINQESDGTHVQVDVEIEGPIRQSYGIDGYGQVNIKQLEQVATEEFERRMSELIQYFQDRNIDPIGIGERVGQNVRGLDIQQWEEEVYPDVDVNVNVDFTIDDTGAVE